The following are encoded in a window of Acinonyx jubatus isolate Ajub_Pintada_27869175 chromosome D4, VMU_Ajub_asm_v1.0, whole genome shotgun sequence genomic DNA:
- the DMAC1 gene encoding distal membrane-arm assembly complex protein 1, whose translation MGSFLSQPLEPIKVAAPPEVTNSAEPLPLAAPGAPTSPAEAPLLNNCWSCRVLSGSGLIGAGGYVYWVARKPMKLGYAPSPGTITQMVIGISIACWGVIILADPKGKAFRAD comes from the exons ATGGGTTCTTTCTTGTCCCAACCTCTGGAGCCCATCAAAGTCGCTGCGCCTCCTGAGGTCACCAACTCCGCCGAGCCCCTGCCCCTCGCTGCACCTGGAGCGCCGACCTCTCCAGCGGAAGCGCCTCTACTTAATAACTGCTGGAGCTGTCGCGTGCTCTCCGGGTCGGGGCTGATAGGGGCGGGCGGGTATGTGTACTGGGTGGCGCGGAAGCCCATGAAGCTGGGATACGCCCCGAGCCCAGGGACTATTACGCAGATGGTCATCGGCATCA gcaTAGCTTGTTGGGGTGTAATCATCCTGGCAGACCCCAAAGGGAAAGCCTTCCGTGCTGATTGA